The window TCCTGCCTTAAAAAGACCTGAACGTTTTTCATAATCCCAAATTTCTTCAAGCCGTTTTTTTAGCTCTCCTCTGAAAGAGATTTTGGATAAAAAATCTTCGGTTTTTTTATTTTCTTCTTTAACCCAAGCTATGACTTCGGGTGCATTATCGTCTTCAAGCCATCGGTACGGATCAGGCACGATGGTTCCAAAATAATTGTCGGAAACATCCGATTTTTTATATTGCATAATCTTCTCCTATAAAAACTTTTTGCAAGGATTATCAGAGCCTTGCGGCTATGTTCTGCAAGGAACTTTTTCATCGTATCCGCTAAAGCGGATAGCGAATCAAATCTTGAAAAAAGTTTTTTCAAGCGGTTTGTTTACAAACCGCATATAATATATAGAAGAAACTATGTTTTTTTTCAAGTAGTTTAAAAAAAATAGTAAAAAAAACAAAAAAAATACACTTTTCCGATATAAACCGCTTGACATTCTAATTTTTTGTGATAAAATGGGTTTAAGTGGGAGAAAGTAGTAAAAAGTGGGTAATTTTGCAATGACCGGAGAATATAAGAATACTCTTGACGAAAAAGGAAGAATTATGTTTCCGGCTAAAATTCGTGCAGAATTACCCGATTCAAATTTGGTTATTACAAGAGGTGTAGGTAACTGTCTTTGGATTTTTACTGCGGATAAATGGAAAAAGTTTTCGGATGAGATTATGAAGAAAACTTCCCTATTTAAAGCTCAATCCTTGTTGGTTATGAGGCGCTTAATTGCTCCGGCACAAGAAATTGAAGTTGATAAAAACGGCCGTATATCTATTCCCCAGAGCCTCCGCGAGTGTGCAGGGCTCGAAAAAGACTGCATTATTTTAGGTCTCGGTAAATGCTTTGAATTGTGGGACCTAAAGCAATATGAAAAATATTTAAAGGAGAGTGAGCCGGATTTTTCTGAAGCTGCCGAAGCTTTGGGTGAAATAGGTTTTTAGGTCTTATGCAGCCAGTCCATACATCGGTCTTGCTTGAGGAATGTCTCGAATTCTTAAAACCCGATGCTTCCGATAATCTTTTTGTAGACGGAACATTGGGAGAAGGCGGACATACTGAAGCTTTTTTAAAAAGATATCCTCAACTGAATGCGATAGGCGTTGATGCCGATGTTTCTATTCAAGAACGGGCAAAAGAAAGGTTAAAACCCTTCGGTGAACGCATCCGGTTTCACTTAGGCTGGTCCGATGAGTTTTTTAAAAATTACCCGAAAGACTTTGCTCCTCCGAATTTAATTCTTTTGGATTTAGGAATATCCATGTTTCACTATGTAAAATCGGGGAGGGGATTTTCTTTTTCTTCTGACGAACCCTTGGATATGCGGCTTAATCCTGAGCTTAGGCTGAGTGCCGCCGATATTGTCAATTCTTATAATGAAAAAGATTTGGCGGATTTAATTTTTAATTACGGTGAAGAGCGTTACTCAAGAAAGATAGCTTCCCGTATAGTTGAACAAAGAGCTGCGGCGGCTTTTAGTAATGCAAAAGAATTGGCTGATTGTATTTACAAGGCTGTCCCTCAAAATTACAGGCATGGAAAAATTCATCCTGCAACAAAAACTTTTCAAGCTCTTAGAATTGCAGTGAATGGAGAGCTTGATAGACTACCTCGTCTTTTGGAAGCGGCTTTTTCGGTTTTGGCTCCTAACGGACGGCTTGGGCTTATTACTTTTCATTCTCTTGAGGATAGAATTGTAAAGTTCTATTTTAAAGAATTAGGGAAAAGCTGTACCTGTCCCGAAAATATGCCGATATGTAAGTGCGGGGGTAGGCCTAGGGCTGAAGTTTTAACAAAAAAAGCCGTTAAGGCTTCGGATGAAGAAATAAGGCTTAATCCTCCGTCGAGGAGTGCACGCCTTAGGGTTGTGCGTAAAATTGATTATCGGGAGAGTTAAAATGAAAAAAATACTTGCTGTGCTTTTCACATTGTTTATTCCTCTTTTTTTGTTTGCAGTGGTTTTGCAGTCTTCGCGTTATACAAGTGTTGAAAGGGATTTGGCTGATTATAATAAAGAACAGTCTAAAATTATTGATGAAAATAAAAAGAAAATTTCCGGTATTTCTATTTTATCGAAGCCTGAGCGTATCGAAAGAATTGCCGTTGAAGAATTAAAAATGAGAAAAGCTTTGTCGGCCGAGATTTTGAGGGTTTCAATTTCAAAGGAGAATAAGGATGGTTAGAGAAAACTTAAGCAATAATTTAGACTATTCTCTTATGAATCTTGATGAATTGCTTACAAGTACCGGTGCATGGCTTGTTTATGAATCTAATTCCTCTAAAGCGTTTTCTTCTGTAGTCATGGACAGCCGTAATGTAAAAAATAATTCTCTCTTTATTCCTTTACGAGGTGAAAATCAGGACGGGCATGTTTACATAGAGCCTGCTTTAAAGAATGGAGCTAAATTTTTTGTTGTTGACTTTGATTATCTTGATGAAAATGAAACTGCATTATTGTCATTGTGCAAAAACTATGATGCTTCATGTGTTGCCGTAAAAAATAATTTAAAAGCCTTACAGGATGCTGCAAGATATTATTTGTCGAAATTTCCCAATCTTTATAAAATAGGTATTACGGGGTCAAGCGGTAAAACAACTACAAAAGAAATTTTGGCTTCTATATATTCTAAAAAATATAATACCGTATCGACAAAGGGTAATTTAAATTCCGAAACAGGTTTACCTCTTTCCGTTTTTGAAGTACGGCCCGAACATGAAGCCGGAATATTTGAGCTTGGCATGAACCGTAAGGGGGAGATAGCCGAAATAGCAAGCGTTCTTTTACCAAACGCCGCTATAATTACAAACATAGGAACTGCCCATATCGGTATTCTCGGCACAAAGCAGGCAATTGCTGAGGAAAAAAAAGAAATTTTTTCTTTTTTTAAAGATGACTCTTTAGGCTTTATTCCTGAATGTGAATTTACGGATTTCTTAAAAGATATTCCTCATGGTTCTGTTTTTACGGTTTCAGATAATGATTCTTCATTGGTGCAAAAGGTTGAAGATGCCGGTGTATTGGGTTCTAAAATTTTTTATAAAGGAGAAGAAATTTTATTCCCATTACCCGGAGTGTATAATGTAAAAAATGCTCTTTTATGTATAGCCTTGGCGGAAAAAAAAGGTTTTTCGGCTAAGGAAATTAAATCGGGTTTAGAAGCCGTGCGGCCTCTGTTTGGTAGATCGCAGGTCTTGCACGGCTTTGTAACCTATTTTTTGGATTGCTATAATGCAAATCCCGACTCGATGAAAAGTGCAATAGAGTTTTGTGATTCTATAAATACCGAATGTGCAAAACATTATGTTTTGGCATCTATGCTTGAGCTGGGGGCTGAATCCGACTATGAGCATAAAAAAATAATTGAAGATGCATTAAAATCAAATGCCGATAATTTATACTTTTTTGGAGATGATATTTGTTCCGCTTTTGAAGGTATGAACGTTTCTTCTTCAAAAAAAATATATAAGTTTAAAACAAATCAATTCGATGCATTAAAAGAACAGCTTAAAGAAAATTTGTCTAAAGATGATTTTGTTTTATTAAAAGGTTCAAGATCAATGGAACTTGAAAGATTGGAATCCGTTTTAAAAGAAGGGGAGATTTAAATGGTGAAACATATTATTGCAAAGAAAAATATTCACTCTGAAAAGTATGACTTTGTTTTTGCAATGTCGGTTCTTCTCCTTTTCGGCGTCGGCTTTGCGACCCTGTATTCCGGTTCTATTCATTACGCTCAACGTTTTTTTGACAATCACCTTTATTTTGTCGGTAAGCAAATAAAACATTTTATTGCAGGTATCATTGCAATGACGTTTTTTCTCTTTGTAGATTTTTCTACAATAAGAAAAATGCTGCCTTTTATTATGCTTGCGACTTTTATTTTTTGTCTGCTTCCGTTTATTCCAGGAATCGGAGAAGAAAGAAACGGTGCTTCCCGATGGATAAATATTGCAGGTTTTATGTTTCAGCCTTCGGAGCTTTTAAAGCTTTCTTTAATTTTATTTTTAGCTAATTTTTTCGACAAGAAAAACGGTAATTATGATCAGCCTTTAGTTTCGATTATTACGCCTTTTGTTATAATATCTTTGTTTGCTTTTTTGGTATATTTGGAAAATGACTTTTCTTCTTCGATGTTTATCTTTTTTATAGCCGGTTTGATGTTCTTTATAGCAGGTGTTCCGATATTATGGTTTATTAAAGGATTTGTAAGTTTTGCACCAATCTTTATTTTGATGATTATAACAAAAGAATATAGAATGGAAAGAGTTCTATCTTTTTTGGATCCTTCAAGGAGTCCTTTAGATTCAGGTTTTCAAATACAGGCTGCTCTTAATGCATTGACAAGCGGTGGAGTTTGGGGGCAAGGATTAGGAAACGGTTTACGTAAAATAGCAAGTGTACCTGAAATATATTCCGATTTTATATTTGTTGTATGGGCTGAGGAAATGGGATTTATAGGTGTTGTGTTTTATATTGCATTACTTGCCTTTTTTGCATTTTTCGGCTATAGGATAGCTTTTGGTTGTAGGAGCAGATTCGGTGCTTATGTAGCTTTTGGGGCTGTAAGTTGTATACTATCTCAGTCACTGGTAAATTGTGCTGTTGTTTCAAAAATGATTCCGGCCACAGGAATAC of the Treponema denticola ATCC 35405 genome contains:
- a CDS encoding UDP-N-acetylmuramoyl-tripeptide--D-alanyl-D-alanine ligase: MVRENLSNNLDYSLMNLDELLTSTGAWLVYESNSSKAFSSVVMDSRNVKNNSLFIPLRGENQDGHVYIEPALKNGAKFFVVDFDYLDENETALLSLCKNYDASCVAVKNNLKALQDAARYYLSKFPNLYKIGITGSSGKTTTKEILASIYSKKYNTVSTKGNLNSETGLPLSVFEVRPEHEAGIFELGMNRKGEIAEIASVLLPNAAIITNIGTAHIGILGTKQAIAEEKKEIFSFFKDDSLGFIPECEFTDFLKDIPHGSVFTVSDNDSSLVQKVEDAGVLGSKIFYKGEEILFPLPGVYNVKNALLCIALAEKKGFSAKEIKSGLEAVRPLFGRSQVLHGFVTYFLDCYNANPDSMKSAIEFCDSINTECAKHYVLASMLELGAESDYEHKKIIEDALKSNADNLYFFGDDICSAFEGMNVSSSKKIYKFKTNQFDALKEQLKENLSKDDFVLLKGSRSMELERLESVLKEGEI
- the rsmH gene encoding 16S rRNA (cytosine(1402)-N(4))-methyltransferase RsmH, translating into MQPVHTSVLLEECLEFLKPDASDNLFVDGTLGEGGHTEAFLKRYPQLNAIGVDADVSIQERAKERLKPFGERIRFHLGWSDEFFKNYPKDFAPPNLILLDLGISMFHYVKSGRGFSFSSDEPLDMRLNPELRLSAADIVNSYNEKDLADLIFNYGEERYSRKIASRIVEQRAAAAFSNAKELADCIYKAVPQNYRHGKIHPATKTFQALRIAVNGELDRLPRLLEAAFSVLAPNGRLGLITFHSLEDRIVKFYFKELGKSCTCPENMPICKCGGRPRAEVLTKKAVKASDEEIRLNPPSRSARLRVVRKIDYRES
- the ftsW gene encoding putative lipid II flippase FtsW; protein product: MVKHIIAKKNIHSEKYDFVFAMSVLLLFGVGFATLYSGSIHYAQRFFDNHLYFVGKQIKHFIAGIIAMTFFLFVDFSTIRKMLPFIMLATFIFCLLPFIPGIGEERNGASRWINIAGFMFQPSELLKLSLILFLANFFDKKNGNYDQPLVSIITPFVIISLFAFLVYLENDFSSSMFIFFIAGLMFFIAGVPILWFIKGFVSFAPIFILMIITKEYRMERVLSFLDPSRSPLDSGFQIQAALNALTSGGVWGQGLGNGLRKIASVPEIYSDFIFVVWAEEMGFIGVVFYIALLAFFAFFGYRIAFGCRSRFGAYVAFGAVSCILSQSLVNCAVVSKMIPATGIPLPFFSSGGSSLVVTFSLCGLILNASGYVNKKEK
- a CDS encoding cell division protein FtsL, yielding MKKILAVLFTLFIPLFLFAVVLQSSRYTSVERDLADYNKEQSKIIDENKKKISGISILSKPERIERIAVEELKMRKALSAEILRVSISKENKDG
- the mraZ gene encoding division/cell wall cluster transcriptional repressor MraZ, giving the protein MTGEYKNTLDEKGRIMFPAKIRAELPDSNLVITRGVGNCLWIFTADKWKKFSDEIMKKTSLFKAQSLLVMRRLIAPAQEIEVDKNGRISIPQSLRECAGLEKDCIILGLGKCFELWDLKQYEKYLKESEPDFSEAAEALGEIGF